A single Desulfovibrio piger DNA region contains:
- a CDS encoding DUF2333 family protein: protein MKLTDMHMFDKARVVAKTLGIQVCLFVGLLVLVWGSQAFYGVIDTKKFPQAYSVGETANLSENDKGKLLVDSITNQLRREMGSTFGWTMNDIIFNRFVLDNRAYRQYGVYHATRVLMDLYSTQIAKLGSNDRESEFLYQARLNGFAVDPRSFMFPSAEGSYKKALKQVEDYKKSLDTGKGTYNCRTDDLYAALNTVVGENMLGYALGLLADAQDIPFYTLDNRIYEVQGMVLVIRDFVKALYDLYPEIAQKNNAENMAAAMQFMDDICTYDPMYITSSFNSGELIISYLMFTKNRLEDIRDSLRI, encoded by the coding sequence ATGAAACTGACGGACATGCATATGTTTGACAAGGCCCGTGTGGTGGCCAAGACCCTGGGCATCCAGGTATGCCTTTTCGTGGGCCTGCTGGTGCTGGTCTGGGGCAGCCAGGCATTCTACGGAGTCATCGATACCAAGAAATTCCCCCAGGCCTACAGCGTGGGCGAGACCGCGAACCTGAGCGAGAACGACAAGGGCAAGCTGCTGGTGGATTCCATCACCAACCAGCTGCGCCGCGAGATGGGCTCCACCTTCGGCTGGACCATGAACGACATCATCTTCAACCGCTTCGTGCTGGATAACCGCGCCTACCGCCAGTACGGCGTCTACCATGCCACGCGCGTGCTCATGGACCTGTACTCCACCCAGATCGCCAAGCTGGGTTCCAATGACCGCGAAAGCGAGTTCCTGTACCAGGCCCGTCTCAACGGCTTTGCCGTGGACCCGCGCAGCTTCATGTTCCCCTCGGCGGAAGGCTCCTACAAGAAGGCCCTGAAGCAGGTGGAGGACTACAAAAAGTCCCTGGATACCGGCAAGGGCACCTACAATTGCCGCACTGACGACCTGTACGCGGCCCTGAACACGGTGGTGGGCGAGAACATGCTGGGCTACGCTCTGGGCCTGCTGGCCGATGCCCAGGACATCCCCTTCTACACCCTGGACAACCGCATCTACGAAGTGCAGGGCATGGTGCTGGTCATCCGCGACTTCGTGAAGGCCCTGTACGACCTGTATCCCGAGATCGCCCAGAAGAACAACGCCGAGAACATGGCCGCCGCCATGCAGTTCATGGACGACATCTGTACCTATGATCCCATGTACATCACCTCGTCCTTCAACTCCGGCGAACTCATCATCTCCTATCTGATGTTCACCAAGAACCGTCTGGAAGACATCCGCGACAGCCTGCGCATCTAG
- a CDS encoding molybdopterin-binding protein gives MKTIHVKDAVGSVLCHDITRIVPGGDKGPVFRKGHIVREEDIPTLLEVGKEHLYVYEPQEGVLHENEAARRIAAATAGANITLSEPKEGRINYSASCMGLLRVDVPTLTRINSLGEITLATLHSMQQVRPGQNLAGTRVVPLLIEESKIVALEQLASRPVVEVLPLQKFKVGIVTTGSEVYTGRIKDAFGPVLRDKFARLECTVMDQVFTSDDVEMTSSAISGFIRQGADMVVVTGGMSVDPDDKTPASIRAAGAQVVSYGAPVYPGAMFLLGYVPTAHGRVPVLGLPGCVMYYKASIFELVVPRLLAGLEVTAGDIAGMGHGGFCSGCGECRYPVCPFGK, from the coding sequence ATGAAAACCATTCACGTCAAGGACGCTGTCGGCAGCGTCCTCTGTCACGATATCACCAGGATCGTGCCCGGAGGGGACAAGGGGCCCGTGTTCCGCAAGGGGCATATCGTGAGGGAGGAAGACATCCCGACCCTTCTGGAGGTGGGCAAAGAGCATCTGTATGTGTACGAGCCGCAGGAGGGCGTGCTGCATGAGAATGAAGCCGCCCGGCGCATCGCGGCCGCCACGGCCGGGGCCAACATCACGCTGAGCGAGCCCAAGGAGGGGCGCATCAACTATTCGGCGTCCTGTATGGGCCTCCTGCGGGTGGATGTCCCCACGCTGACCCGCATCAATTCGTTGGGAGAGATCACCCTGGCCACGCTGCACAGCATGCAGCAGGTCAGGCCGGGACAAAACCTGGCAGGCACCCGCGTGGTGCCCCTGCTCATCGAGGAAAGCAAGATCGTGGCCCTCGAGCAGCTGGCCTCCCGTCCCGTGGTCGAGGTCCTGCCCCTGCAAAAGTTCAAGGTAGGCATCGTCACTACCGGCAGCGAAGTCTACACGGGCCGCATCAAGGATGCCTTCGGCCCTGTGCTTCGGGACAAGTTCGCCCGCCTTGAATGCACCGTCATGGATCAGGTCTTCACCAGTGATGATGTGGAGATGACCTCGTCAGCCATCAGCGGCTTCATCCGACAGGGAGCCGACATGGTGGTGGTGACCGGGGGCATGTCCGTGGACCCTGACGACAAGACCCCCGCTTCCATCCGTGCCGCTGGCGCGCAGGTGGTGAGCTATGGCGCACCGGTCTACCCCGGGGCCATGTTCCTGCTGGGCTATGTGCCCACGGCACACGGCCGCGTCCCCGTGCTGGGGCTGCCCGGCTGCGTCATGTATTACAAGGCCAGCATCTTCGAACTCGTAGTCCCGCGCCTTCTGGCCGGACTGGAGGTGACGGCCGGGGATATCGCCGGCATGGGCCACGGGGGCTTCTGCTCCGGCTGTGGCGAATGCCGCTATCCCGTCTGTCCGTTTGGAAAATAG
- a CDS encoding molybdopterin-dependent aldehyde oxidoreductase, whose amino-acid sequence METKTLVVNGIPRQVLVDSDTLLVDVLRNQLQITSVKVGCGQGQCGACSVILDGKVSRACIVKMRRVPDQAQVTTLEGVGTPANLHPLQESWMFHGAAQCGFCTPGFIVSAKALLDSNPAPSREEVRDWFQKHHNICRCTGYKPLVDAVMDAAAVMRGDKDIEELRYKLPADGRAFGSRLPRPSALVKVTGLAEYGADAAVHMPPDTLHLALAQAKVSHALIKGIDTSEAEKMPGVVRVLTHKDVKGKNRITGLITFADNKGDGWDRPILNDTKVFQYGDALAIVCADSEAHARAAADKVKFDLELLPEYMSAPEAMAPDAIEIHPGTPNIYYEPHIEKGEDTKPFFDDPENVVVEDSFYTQRQPHLNIEPDVGYGYLNEQGQLVIHSKSIGLHLHALMIAPGLGVKFPEELVMVQNTTGGTFGYKFSPTMEALIGVAVLATGRPCHLRYNYQQQQQYTGKRSPFWTKVRMAANKKTGKIMAMETDWTCDHGPYSEFGDLLTLRGAQFIGAGYGIPNIRGDGRTVATNHAWGAAFRGYGGPESEFPSEVLMDELAEKLGMDPFDLRELNCYKEGDTTPTGQKPEVMNLPTMFKALRPKYEAAKARAKAESTDAVKRGVGLALAVYGAGLDGPDSSEAWAELNPDGSVTIGSSWEDHGQGADSGAQCTAHEALRPIGLPVEKIRLVMNDTSKTPNSGPAGGSRSQVMTGNAIRVACEQLVEAMRKPDGGFYTYDEMKAEGRAVHQDGKWTAPARDCGKNCQGEPFCCYMYGLFMAEVAVEVATGKTQVEKMTMVADIGKVVNRLITDGQLYGGIAQGIGLALTEDYEDIKKHSTMAGAGIPTIKDIPDDLELIYVETPRPDGPFGASGTGEIPLCGPHPAIINAIYNACGARVTHLPAYPEKVLAAMPKK is encoded by the coding sequence ATGGAAACGAAAACGCTTGTGGTCAATGGCATTCCCCGTCAGGTCCTGGTGGATTCCGACACCCTTCTCGTTGACGTGCTGCGCAACCAGCTGCAGATCACCAGCGTCAAGGTCGGTTGCGGGCAGGGCCAGTGCGGCGCCTGCTCCGTGATCCTCGACGGCAAGGTCTCCCGCGCCTGCATCGTCAAGATGCGCCGCGTGCCCGACCAGGCCCAGGTCACCACCCTGGAAGGCGTGGGGACCCCCGCCAACCTCCATCCCCTCCAGGAATCCTGGATGTTCCACGGTGCGGCCCAGTGCGGTTTCTGTACGCCCGGCTTCATCGTGTCCGCCAAGGCCCTGCTGGACTCCAACCCCGCCCCCAGCCGTGAAGAAGTGCGCGACTGGTTCCAGAAACATCACAATATCTGCCGCTGCACCGGCTACAAGCCCCTGGTGGATGCCGTCATGGACGCCGCCGCCGTCATGCGCGGTGACAAGGATATCGAAGAACTGCGCTACAAGCTGCCCGCCGACGGCCGCGCCTTCGGTTCGCGCCTGCCCCGTCCCAGCGCCCTGGTCAAGGTGACCGGCCTGGCCGAGTACGGCGCCGACGCCGCCGTGCACATGCCGCCCGACACCCTGCACCTGGCCCTGGCCCAGGCCAAGGTCTCCCACGCCCTCATCAAGGGCATCGACACCTCCGAAGCCGAAAAGATGCCCGGCGTGGTCCGCGTGCTGACCCACAAGGACGTCAAGGGCAAGAACCGCATCACCGGCCTCATCACCTTCGCCGACAACAAGGGCGACGGCTGGGACCGTCCCATCCTCAACGACACCAAGGTGTTCCAGTACGGTGACGCCCTGGCCATCGTCTGCGCCGACAGCGAGGCCCACGCCCGCGCCGCCGCCGACAAGGTCAAGTTCGACCTGGAACTGCTGCCCGAATACATGAGCGCGCCCGAAGCCATGGCTCCCGACGCCATCGAGATCCATCCCGGCACGCCCAACATCTATTATGAACCCCACATCGAAAAGGGCGAGGACACCAAGCCCTTCTTCGACGATCCCGAAAACGTGGTGGTGGAAGACAGCTTCTACACCCAGCGTCAGCCGCACCTGAACATCGAACCTGACGTGGGTTACGGCTACCTGAACGAGCAGGGCCAGCTGGTGATCCACTCCAAGTCCATCGGCCTGCATCTGCATGCCCTGATGATCGCCCCTGGCCTGGGCGTGAAATTCCCCGAAGAACTGGTCATGGTGCAGAACACCACCGGCGGCACCTTCGGCTACAAATTCAGCCCCACCATGGAAGCCCTCATCGGCGTGGCCGTGCTGGCCACCGGCCGTCCCTGCCACCTGCGCTACAACTACCAGCAGCAACAGCAGTACACCGGCAAGCGTTCGCCCTTCTGGACCAAGGTGCGCATGGCCGCCAACAAGAAGACCGGCAAGATCATGGCCATGGAGACCGACTGGACCTGTGACCACGGGCCGTACTCCGAATTCGGCGATCTGCTGACCCTGCGCGGTGCCCAGTTCATCGGCGCGGGCTACGGCATCCCCAACATCCGTGGCGACGGCCGTACCGTGGCCACCAACCACGCCTGGGGCGCGGCTTTCCGCGGTTACGGCGGTCCCGAATCGGAATTCCCCTCCGAAGTGCTCATGGACGAACTGGCCGAAAAGCTGGGCATGGATCCCTTCGACCTGCGCGAGCTCAACTGCTACAAGGAAGGCGACACCACGCCCACCGGCCAGAAGCCCGAGGTCATGAATCTGCCCACCATGTTCAAGGCCCTGCGTCCCAAGTATGAGGCCGCCAAAGCCAGGGCCAAGGCCGAATCCACCGATGCCGTCAAGCGCGGCGTGGGCCTGGCCCTTGCCGTGTACGGCGCCGGTCTGGACGGCCCCGACTCCTCCGAAGCCTGGGCCGAACTGAACCCCGACGGCTCCGTGACCATCGGCAGCTCCTGGGAAGATCACGGCCAGGGCGCCGACTCCGGCGCGCAGTGCACCGCCCATGAGGCCCTGCGTCCCATCGGCCTGCCTGTGGAAAAGATCCGCCTGGTCATGAACGACACCAGCAAGACCCCCAATTCCGGTCCTGCCGGCGGTTCCCGCTCCCAGGTGATGACCGGCAACGCCATCCGCGTGGCCTGCGAACAGCTGGTGGAAGCCATGCGCAAGCCTGACGGCGGCTTCTACACCTATGACGAAATGAAGGCCGAAGGCCGCGCCGTGCATCAGGACGGCAAGTGGACCGCCCCGGCCCGCGACTGCGGCAAGAACTGCCAGGGCGAACCCTTCTGCTGCTACATGTACGGCCTGTTCATGGCCGAAGTGGCTGTGGAAGTGGCCACCGGCAAGACGCAGGTGGAAAAGATGACCATGGTGGCCGACATCGGTAAGGTGGTCAACCGTCTGATCACCGACGGCCAGCTCTATGGCGGTATCGCCCAGGGCATCGGCCTGGCCCTTACCGAAGACTACGAGGACATCAAGAAGCACAGCACCATGGCCGGCGCCGGTATCCCCACCATCAAGGATATCCCGGACGACCTCGAGCTCATCTACGTGGAGACCCCGCGTCCTGACGGCCCCTTCGGCGCCTCCGGCACGGGCGAGATCCCGCTGTGCGGCCCGCATCCGGCCATCATCAACGCCATCTACAACGCCTGCGGCGCGCGCGTGACCCATCTGCCCGCGTACCCCGAAAAGGTGTTGGCGGCCATGCCCAAGAAGTAA
- a CDS encoding pyridine nucleotide-disulfide oxidoreductase/dicluster-binding protein, whose amino-acid sequence MSISMNCQSALHEVESRCTQERPPRCQSLCPLGLDARAFLGHAAEGRWSDARKQLERYLPLPGLLARICDHPCEQGCLRGDLGGAVNLHGLEIFCTEHLGVQTRSLPMPRKQKRIAVMGAGLAGLVCAWDLAGKGYPVTVFHAGAPQAQLLACWPVLAGAGAAALDAEWEALGRRGVRFEQVMTDAARLQQAAGEYDGVLLDAGALPELAPAESGMDAQILHWRDNICCAGWASVTPTGHRFASASRQAGQGRSAARTLERLVAGVSLTAARDTDDRSLFTELDGIAPVERVLPAAEGYSEAEARQEAGRCLQCQCLVCVRACVYLQKYKGYPRVYARQMYNNAAIVKGLHLANNLINGCALCGQCEELCPENFSMAELCLSARQDMVDRGVMPPSAHEFALEDMEAASGPECALSIRGGEGGWLFFPGCQLAASRGEQVEALYAWLREALAGQGEFAPGLERGPVSLLLRCCGIPARWGGREALFARQVQELRRQWEELGRPRIMAACSSCLAVLREALPEARALSLWEVLDALPWPEGVPGGADGGTPLTMQDPCTARHDTAWQDAVRSLARKAGMVPEEPPQGRDRTACCGYGGLVWCAQPELADAMAGHRAGGLPHAALSSCIMCRDRLAGSGKPGLHLLDLLPQLAPLAHGLEPEKGPGLSERRARRAALRRRLARVWLGQETAEPAAGRLDLIPGLLEELERRHILLEDVNGAVAAVEAEKAYFVDAESGHRLGAWRPRNVTFWVEYTEDGGRWLLHDAWCHRMRVPGSGGVQENGCCGEA is encoded by the coding sequence ATGAGCATTTCCATGAACTGCCAGAGCGCGCTGCATGAAGTGGAATCCCGCTGCACGCAGGAGCGCCCGCCCCGTTGCCAGTCCCTGTGTCCGCTGGGGCTGGACGCGCGTGCCTTCCTTGGCCATGCCGCCGAAGGCCGCTGGAGCGACGCCCGCAAACAGCTGGAGCGTTATTTGCCCTTGCCGGGCCTGCTGGCCCGCATCTGCGACCATCCCTGCGAGCAGGGATGCCTGCGCGGCGATCTGGGGGGCGCCGTCAACCTGCACGGGCTGGAGATCTTCTGCACGGAACATCTGGGCGTGCAGACCCGTTCCCTGCCCATGCCGCGCAAACAGAAGCGCATCGCCGTCATGGGTGCCGGGCTGGCCGGTCTGGTCTGTGCCTGGGATCTGGCCGGCAAGGGCTATCCCGTGACCGTCTTCCATGCGGGCGCCCCCCAAGCGCAGCTGCTGGCCTGCTGGCCCGTGCTGGCCGGGGCGGGGGCCGCCGCCCTGGATGCCGAATGGGAGGCCCTGGGCCGCCGGGGCGTGCGCTTCGAACAGGTCATGACGGATGCGGCCCGCCTGCAGCAGGCTGCCGGGGAATACGACGGCGTCCTGCTGGATGCCGGTGCCCTGCCGGAACTGGCACCCGCGGAATCCGGCATGGACGCGCAGATCCTGCACTGGCGGGACAATATCTGCTGTGCGGGCTGGGCCAGCGTCACGCCCACGGGCCACCGTTTCGCGTCCGCGTCGCGGCAGGCGGGGCAGGGCAGGAGCGCTGCCCGGACACTGGAACGCCTGGTGGCCGGTGTGTCCCTGACCGCGGCCCGCGATACGGACGACCGCAGTCTGTTCACCGAGCTGGACGGTATCGCGCCGGTGGAGCGGGTCCTGCCCGCTGCGGAAGGCTATTCCGAGGCCGAGGCCCGGCAGGAGGCCGGCCGCTGCCTGCAATGCCAGTGTCTGGTCTGTGTCAGGGCCTGCGTCTATCTGCAGAAGTACAAGGGCTATCCCCGCGTCTACGCCCGCCAGATGTACAACAATGCGGCCATCGTCAAAGGCCTGCATCTGGCCAACAACCTCATCAACGGCTGCGCCCTGTGCGGGCAGTGCGAGGAACTGTGCCCCGAGAATTTCTCCATGGCCGAGCTCTGCCTGAGCGCGCGGCAGGACATGGTGGATCGCGGCGTCATGCCGCCTTCGGCCCATGAATTCGCGCTGGAGGACATGGAAGCCGCCAGCGGCCCGGAATGCGCCCTGAGCATCAGGGGAGGGGAGGGCGGCTGGCTGTTCTTCCCCGGCTGCCAGCTGGCGGCCTCGCGCGGGGAGCAGGTGGAGGCCCTCTATGCCTGGCTGCGCGAGGCTCTGGCCGGGCAGGGCGAGTTCGCCCCCGGTCTGGAACGCGGGCCCGTGAGCCTGCTGCTGCGCTGTTGCGGCATCCCGGCACGCTGGGGCGGCCGTGAAGCGCTTTTTGCCCGACAGGTGCAAGAATTGCGGCGGCAGTGGGAGGAACTGGGCAGGCCGCGGATCATGGCCGCCTGCTCGTCCTGCCTCGCCGTCCTGCGCGAGGCCCTGCCCGAGGCGCGCGCCCTTTCCCTCTGGGAGGTGCTGGATGCCCTGCCGTGGCCCGAAGGCGTCCCCGGCGGTGCGGACGGGGGCACGCCGCTGACCATGCAGGATCCCTGCACGGCCCGGCACGACACGGCATGGCAGGACGCCGTGCGTTCATTGGCACGCAAGGCCGGCATGGTCCCGGAAGAGCCGCCGCAGGGGCGCGACAGGACGGCCTGCTGCGGGTACGGCGGCCTGGTCTGGTGCGCCCAGCCTGAACTGGCCGATGCCATGGCCGGTCATCGGGCCGGGGGGCTGCCGCATGCGGCCCTCAGCTCCTGCATCATGTGCCGTGACCGTCTGGCGGGCAGCGGCAAGCCCGGGCTGCATCTGCTGGACCTGCTGCCGCAGCTGGCCCCGCTGGCCCACGGTCTGGAGCCGGAAAAGGGCCCCGGCCTTTCGGAACGGCGTGCCCGCCGCGCGGCCTTGCGCCGTCGTCTGGCCCGTGTCTGGCTGGGGCAGGAGACGGCCGAACCGGCCGCCGGGCGGCTGGACCTGATCCCCGGCCTGCTGGAAGAGCTGGAGCGCCGCCATATTCTGCTGGAAGATGTGAACGGGGCCGTGGCGGCCGTGGAAGCGGAAAAAGCCTATTTCGTGGATGCGGAAAGCGGCCATCGCCTGGGCGCGTGGCGGCCGCGCAACGTGACCTTCTGGGTGGAATACACGGAAGACGGCGGGCGCTGGCTGCTGCATGATGCCTGGTGTCACCGGATGCGCGTGCCGGGCAGCGGCGGCGTGCAGGAAAACGGCTGCTGCGGGGAGGCGTGA
- a CDS encoding DVU_1557 family redox protein gives MSIGPSYEPDGGSWTCGRCGCPLEQGKVQVFYLNSAFDVMLPRCPQCGLTMVPKSLAEGKMLEVEALLEDK, from the coding sequence ATGAGTATCGGTCCCAGTTATGAACCTGACGGCGGCAGCTGGACCTGCGGCCGCTGCGGCTGCCCGCTGGAACAGGGCAAGGTGCAGGTCTTTTATCTCAACAGCGCCTTTGACGTCATGCTGCCGCGCTGTCCGCAATGCGGGCTGACCATGGTGCCCAAGTCGCTGGCCGAGGGCAAGATGCTGGAAGTGGAAGCCCTGCTGGAAGACAAGTGA
- the trsM gene encoding DVU_1556 family methyltransferase, protein MSQLYTRPEFRRIAGEHWRPGGTEITDRLLVLGRRWHDAGPEGRILDVGCGPGGSVRHLRQQGRRVWGLDTVLRPQWRAEAPAATGESPYLVADACAGLPLRDSVMDMILCECVLSVVPDAAALLREARRVVRPGGLLACSDLYRRGEDRVLMPQPAGCAAGARSRAGWTALCEEAGFTVRHFEDASPALARLAAALVWYGDRQSLREWGLCGPGCGGASARPGYALWIAQKEEGCIP, encoded by the coding sequence GTGAGCCAGCTCTACACCCGGCCGGAATTCAGGCGCATCGCGGGCGAGCACTGGCGTCCCGGCGGGACGGAGATCACGGACAGGCTGCTGGTCCTGGGACGGCGCTGGCATGATGCCGGGCCGGAGGGACGCATCCTGGACGTGGGCTGCGGGCCCGGCGGCAGTGTGCGCCATCTGCGGCAGCAGGGGCGGCGGGTCTGGGGCCTGGATACCGTGCTGCGTCCCCAGTGGCGTGCGGAAGCTCCGGCCGCGACCGGGGAATCGCCGTATCTGGTGGCCGATGCCTGCGCGGGCCTGCCCCTGCGGGACAGCGTGATGGACATGATTTTGTGCGAATGCGTGCTGTCCGTAGTGCCGGACGCAGCGGCCCTGCTGCGGGAGGCACGGCGCGTCGTGCGGCCGGGCGGCCTGCTGGCGTGCAGTGACCTGTACCGGCGCGGGGAAGATCGCGTCCTTATGCCGCAGCCCGCCGGCTGCGCGGCCGGGGCCCGCTCCCGTGCGGGCTGGACGGCGCTGTGCGAAGAGGCGGGCTTCACCGTCCGGCATTTCGAGGATGCCAGCCCGGCCCTGGCCCGTCTGGCCGCGGCGCTGGTCTGGTATGGCGACAGGCAGAGCCTGCGGGAATGGGGCCTGTGCGGTCCCGGCTGCGGCGGAGCGTCGGCCCGGCCCGGTTATGCGCTCTGGATCGCGCAAAAGGAGGAAGGATGCATCCCCTGA
- a CDS encoding DVU_1555 family C-GCAxxG-C-C protein, with amino-acid sequence MHPLMMDLLPLVRQGYCCSQLLVQQLLQAQGREVPDLVRALHGLCHGIGQSGGPCGLLTGGACVLALLAGKGAEGEEAHPMLAPMLNEYAGWFYERTAAYGGHSCDQVAAGLGARTAGSAEPDPVACGDLLAECWEKILELIQTYDLDFMAHA; translated from the coding sequence ATGCATCCCCTGATGATGGATCTTTTGCCGCTGGTGCGGCAGGGCTATTGCTGCAGCCAGCTGCTGGTGCAGCAGCTGCTGCAGGCCCAGGGCAGGGAAGTGCCGGATCTGGTGCGGGCCCTGCACGGCCTTTGTCACGGCATCGGCCAGTCCGGCGGGCCCTGCGGCCTGCTCACGGGCGGGGCCTGCGTGCTGGCCCTGCTGGCGGGCAAGGGCGCGGAAGGCGAGGAGGCCCATCCCATGCTGGCCCCCATGCTCAATGAGTACGCCGGCTGGTTCTATGAGCGTACGGCGGCCTACGGCGGCCATTCCTGCGACCAGGTGGCGGCCGGGCTGGGGGCGCGCACGGCGGGGAGCGCGGAGCCCGATCCCGTGGCCTGCGGCGACCTGCTGGCCGAATGCTGGGAAAAGATCCTGGAACTCATCCAGACCTACGATCTGGATTTCATGGCCCATGCCTGA
- the trsS gene encoding radical SAM (seleno)protein TrsS, whose product MPEVDMEILHETRSLCPVCLRRLDARYVRRGQSVLLERTCPEHGTFAVAVWHERTEGGVTPPRFNGWSRPKTPSYPREPRTPVRHGCPYDCGLCPAHAQHTCTGLVEVTLRCNMACPVCYAAAGGAVPDDPSPETVAFQLDSLRRASPGCNVQLSGGEPTVRDDLPALIRMAWERGFGLLQINSNGLRLGLEAGYARKLREAGLDSVYLQWDSPDLEGCLPLRGAVALPGGLDLLAVKRRAVEQCTDAGLGVVLVATVVRGVNDDRLGALLRLALELGPGVRGLHIQPVARFGRYPGRLEDGLRFTLSDVMAALCRQVPQWLRMEHFHPPGCEHSLCSFSSLYAREKAADGSPSLRWLPDAARSCCGPAVDKAPIPAAEGARKSRQFVASHWRGGDRPRDEDRAALADDFGRFLARAGAEQRFTLSCMAFQDALSLDEERVRGCCIHVVRPDGRMIPFCLHNLTSTEGRMLYPQRLARGETGHDGI is encoded by the coding sequence ATGCCTGAGGTGGACATGGAGATACTGCACGAGACCCGGAGCCTGTGCCCTGTCTGCCTGCGGCGGCTGGATGCCCGGTATGTGCGGCGGGGGCAGAGCGTGCTGTTGGAGCGTACCTGCCCGGAGCACGGCACCTTTGCCGTGGCCGTCTGGCATGAACGGACGGAAGGGGGCGTCACGCCGCCGCGCTTCAACGGCTGGTCACGGCCCAAAACGCCGTCGTACCCGCGTGAGCCGCGTACGCCGGTGCGGCACGGCTGTCCCTATGACTGCGGCCTGTGTCCGGCCCATGCCCAGCATACCTGCACGGGCCTGGTGGAAGTGACCCTGCGCTGCAACATGGCCTGTCCCGTCTGTTATGCGGCGGCCGGCGGCGCTGTGCCCGACGATCCTTCGCCGGAGACCGTGGCCTTCCAGCTGGACAGCCTGCGCCGGGCCTCGCCGGGCTGCAATGTCCAGCTTTCCGGCGGCGAGCCCACCGTGCGCGACGATCTGCCCGCCCTCATCCGCATGGCCTGGGAACGGGGCTTCGGCCTGTTGCAGATCAACAGCAACGGCCTGCGCCTGGGCCTGGAAGCGGGCTACGCCCGGAAATTGCGCGAAGCCGGGCTGGATTCCGTCTATCTGCAATGGGACAGCCCCGATCTGGAGGGCTGTCTGCCCCTGCGGGGGGCCGTGGCCCTGCCGGGGGGGCTGGATCTGCTGGCGGTCAAACGCCGGGCCGTGGAACAGTGCACGGACGCCGGTCTGGGCGTGGTGCTGGTGGCCACCGTGGTCCGGGGCGTCAATGATGACCGGCTGGGGGCCCTGCTGCGCCTGGCGCTGGAGCTGGGCCCCGGTGTACGCGGCCTGCATATCCAGCCCGTGGCCCGTTTCGGCCGCTATCCCGGACGGCTGGAGGACGGACTCCGCTTCACCCTCAGCGATGTGATGGCCGCCCTGTGCCGTCAGGTCCCGCAGTGGCTGCGCATGGAGCACTTCCATCCGCCGGGCTGCGAGCATTCGCTCTGTTCCTTCAGTTCCCTGTATGCACGGGAAAAGGCGGCGGACGGCAGCCCCTCCCTGCGCTGGCTGCCTGATGCGGCCCGTTCCTGCTGCGGGCCTGCCGTGGACAAGGCGCCGATCCCGGCGGCTGAAGGGGCGCGCAAGTCCCGGCAGTTCGTGGCCAGCCACTGGCGCGGTGGCGACAGGCCCCGGGACGAGGACAGGGCGGCGCTGGCCGATGACTTCGGCCGCTTCCTGGCCCGTGCCGGGGCCGAACAGCGTTTCACCCTTTCCTGCATGGCCTTTCAGGACGCGCTCTCTCTGGACGAGGAGCGGGTGCGCGGCTGCTGCATCCATGTGGTGCGTCCCGACGGCCGCATGATCCCCTTCTGTCTCCACAACCTTACGTCCACGGAAGGCCGGATGCTCTATCCCCAGCGTCTGGCCCGCGGGGAGACCGGTCATGACGGCATCTGA